Proteins encoded within one genomic window of Congzhengia minquanensis:
- a CDS encoding transglycosylase domain-containing protein: protein MAKNTYKKGTSPAQDKNKKRKKKSKGLRILARVLIVILVIAALAASVIAGAVVGFIDNSMDLIAEEYNLDFTSIIYYIDEETNQPVEMDRIHRNENRVWVDIENIPENLTNAFIAIEDERFRDHKGVDLKRTFGAFLQWITGNKNSYGGSTITQQLIKNITGENDVSPTRKIQEIVRAINLEKKMSKDQIIEMYMNTIYFGAGCHGVQTAANYYFSKDVKDLTLEQCASLAGVVKAPTTYNPATNYEKNKERQEVILTKMAKLGYISQQECDEAKGRNLNVKIGEVKKDKEDVKVQSYFVDAIITDVVRDLMEKENLTEGEATNRLYTGGFKIYSTMNPDVQKAIDNVYQNTANFPGSSGNKPQSAMVVMDPYTGQIKGMAGGIGKKTVSRGFNMATQAKRQPGSAIKPLAVYAPAIEYNIITPATIINDAKIKIGDWEPKNSGGGYKGRLTARRHLELSQNIPAVKVMQELTVDKSFDFMTKNLGFTTMVAGETRNGKLVTDKSLSMSLGGLTDGVTVKEMTAGYATFVNGGQYNKPVTYTKVIDANGKIVLENKVENKRAMSEQTAFIMQNMLTGVIKNGTGTSASLGNIYAGGKTGTTNSNKDRWFMGFTPNYVAGVWMGYEIPKAMSGSNVCPKIWKSVMQPIHDGKTIKTIPEPDGLVKRTICQISGRVASKSCSTTRVDYFKEGTQPMKYCSSHSSYGSSLGDDDDDKKTSSSKKSSKPSSSSSSTPEPGEELNENNQNNVSPGTNIPNEEETPDDNSTEGDGNTGDTWYGEE from the coding sequence GATTGAGAATTTTAGCACGGGTTTTAATTGTTATCCTCGTAATTGCGGCCCTTGCGGCTTCTGTGATTGCAGGTGCGGTTGTGGGTTTTATCGACAACAGCATGGACTTAATTGCCGAGGAATATAACTTAGATTTTACATCAATTATTTATTATATTGATGAGGAAACCAACCAGCCGGTGGAGATGGACCGCATTCACCGAAACGAAAACCGCGTTTGGGTAGACATTGAAAATATTCCCGAAAACTTAACCAACGCTTTTATTGCTATTGAAGACGAGCGGTTCCGCGATCACAAAGGTGTTGACTTAAAGCGTACGTTTGGCGCATTTCTACAATGGATAACGGGAAATAAAAATTCCTATGGCGGTTCTACCATTACCCAGCAGCTGATTAAAAATATCACTGGTGAAAATGACGTATCACCTACAAGAAAAATTCAGGAAATTGTTCGGGCAATTAATCTGGAAAAGAAGATGAGCAAGGACCAGATTATTGAAATGTATATGAACACCATTTATTTCGGCGCGGGATGCCACGGCGTTCAAACTGCGGCAAACTATTATTTCAGCAAGGACGTGAAGGATTTAACGCTGGAACAGTGTGCATCGCTGGCAGGCGTGGTAAAGGCGCCAACAACTTATAACCCGGCTACAAACTACGAAAAAAACAAAGAGCGCCAGGAGGTTATTTTAACCAAAATGGCCAAGCTTGGCTATATTTCCCAGCAGGAATGCGACGAGGCAAAGGGCAGAAACTTAAACGTGAAAATTGGCGAGGTTAAAAAGGATAAAGAAGATGTAAAGGTTCAGAGCTATTTTGTTGATGCAATTATCACCGATGTTGTCCGCGACCTGATGGAAAAAGAAAACCTGACTGAAGGCGAGGCGACTAATCGACTCTATACCGGCGGGTTTAAAATTTATTCCACCATGAATCCAGACGTGCAAAAGGCAATTGACAACGTTTATCAAAATACCGCCAATTTTCCGGGCAGCTCGGGCAACAAGCCCCAGTCGGCCATGGTGGTGATGGATCCGTATACGGGCCAGATTAAAGGCATGGCGGGCGGAATCGGCAAAAAGACCGTTAGCCGCGGCTTTAACATGGCAACACAGGCAAAACGGCAGCCGGGTTCGGCAATTAAGCCCTTGGCGGTGTATGCACCAGCGATTGAATATAACATCATCACTCCGGCAACCATTATTAACGACGCAAAAATTAAAATTGGCGACTGGGAGCCTAAAAACTCTGGGGGCGGCTATAAAGGTAGGCTAACAGCGCGCAGACATTTGGAGCTATCTCAAAACATTCCTGCGGTTAAGGTAATGCAGGAACTTACAGTTGACAAATCTTTCGACTTTATGACAAAGAACCTGGGCTTTACCACAATGGTAGCTGGCGAAACCAGAAACGGAAAACTGGTTACGGATAAATCATTGTCTATGTCGCTGGGCGGTTTAACCGACGGCGTAACTGTTAAGGAAATGACGGCCGGCTATGCCACATTTGTAAACGGCGGGCAGTATAACAAGCCGGTGACCTATACAAAGGTAATTGATGCAAACGGAAAAATTGTGCTGGAAAATAAAGTAGAAAATAAACGCGCAATGAGTGAGCAGACGGCATTTATCATGCAGAATATGCTCACTGGCGTAATTAAGAACGGTACAGGAACCAGCGCATCGTTAGGAAATATTTATGCCGGCGGTAAAACGGGAACTACAAACTCTAACAAAGACCGTTGGTTCATGGGCTTTACGCCCAACTATGTCGCCGGCGTGTGGATGGGCTATGAAATTCCAAAAGCAATGAGCGGCAGCAATGTATGTCCGAAAATTTGGAAAAGTGTGATGCAGCCCATTCACGATGGGAAAACGATTAAAACCATTCCGGAGCCCGATGGGCTTGTGAAGCGTACCATTTGCCAAATTAGCGGACGCGTGGCATCAAAATCCTGCAGCACCACCAGGGTTGACTATTTTAAAGAGGGAACGCAGCCGATGAAATATTGCTCGTCCCATTCGTCTTACGGAAGCTCGTTAGGTGACGATGATGACGACAAAAAGACATCCAGTTCCAAAAAGTCCAGCAAGCCGTCTTCGTCATCTTCTTCAACACCGGAACCAGGCGAGGAATTAAATGAGAACAACCAAAACAATGTTTCGCCCGGCACGAATATTCCCAATGAGGAGGAAACGCCAGACGACAATTCCACCGAGGGCGACGGTAACACCGGCGACACCTGGTATGGAGAAGAATAA
- a CDS encoding phospho-sugar mutase yields the protein MDYKEKYEYWQTSDVVDAQTKQELEALKANDGEIQERFFKDLEFGTGGLRGILGAGSSRMNKYTVRKATQGLANYICDNGESAKKRGVAISYDSRHFSPEFAMESACVLAASGIRAYVFDRLHPTPVLSFAVRELNCFAGIMITASHNPANYNGYKVYGEDGAQLNVADSNKVIGYMNRMDIFQDVKAMDEKSAKEAGLITMIGDEIREKFVGRVLSCRKNPDVENDTAKEIKIVYTPFHGTGLVPVTEALDKAGYKNVYVVEEQAQPDPEFSTVKSPNPEEKEGFQFAIKLAEKVGADVICGTDPDADRIGVLVKDANGSYEVMTGNQMGLLLTEYILSSAAEKNQLTSKDYIVKTIVTTDLTKKIAENYGVRMFDVYTGFKFIAEVIKKHDEMNDGNYYFGFEESYGCLPGTYARDKDAVAATLLVCELVAVLKRKGQTLADAIQNIYKKYGCCVERTVSVVMEGLDGMQKMAALMEKVAADPFKKIGETEIVAFRNYNEDFRLDFATGKKESIGFEPSNVLYFELAGGGFFVIRPSGTEPKIKFYYSVPCKTMAEGNTKIDALDKAVKEKLL from the coding sequence ATGGATTATAAAGAAAAATATGAATATTGGCAGACGAGCGATGTGGTTGACGCTCAGACAAAACAAGAGCTTGAAGCTTTAAAGGCAAATGACGGTGAAATTCAGGAACGCTTTTTCAAAGATTTAGAGTTTGGCACCGGCGGGCTGCGCGGAATTTTGGGCGCCGGTTCCAGCAGAATGAACAAATATACCGTAAGAAAAGCAACTCAAGGATTGGCAAACTACATTTGTGACAACGGAGAAAGCGCAAAGAAGCGCGGCGTGGCAATTTCATATGACAGCCGCCACTTTTCTCCGGAATTTGCAATGGAAAGCGCATGTGTTTTAGCGGCCAGCGGCATTCGCGCCTATGTGTTCGACAGGCTCCATCCAACGCCCGTGTTGTCTTTTGCGGTGCGGGAGCTGAACTGTTTTGCGGGCATTATGATTACGGCCTCCCACAATCCAGCCAACTATAACGGTTATAAGGTTTATGGTGAAGACGGCGCACAGCTCAATGTTGCCGACTCCAACAAAGTGATTGGATATATGAACCGCATGGACATCTTTCAGGATGTAAAAGCAATGGACGAAAAAAGCGCGAAAGAAGCCGGTTTGATTACAATGATTGGCGACGAAATCCGGGAAAAGTTTGTAGGCCGCGTGCTCTCCTGCCGCAAAAATCCCGATGTGGAAAACGACACGGCAAAAGAAATAAAAATTGTTTACACGCCGTTCCACGGCACGGGCTTGGTTCCCGTTACCGAGGCGCTGGATAAGGCTGGCTATAAAAACGTGTATGTTGTGGAAGAACAGGCACAGCCAGACCCGGAATTTTCCACCGTGAAATCCCCCAACCCGGAGGAGAAGGAAGGATTTCAATTTGCCATCAAGCTGGCAGAAAAAGTGGGAGCAGACGTTATTTGCGGAACAGACCCGGACGCAGACAGAATCGGTGTTTTGGTGAAAGATGCAAACGGCAGCTATGAAGTGATGACGGGAAATCAGATGGGGCTTTTGCTGACGGAGTATATTCTGTCCTCTGCTGCGGAAAAAAACCAGCTTACCTCTAAGGATTATATAGTAAAAACCATTGTAACAACAGACTTAACCAAAAAAATTGCAGAAAATTATGGCGTTCGCATGTTTGATGTTTATACAGGATTTAAGTTTATTGCAGAAGTGATTAAAAAGCACGACGAAATGAACGATGGGAACTATTATTTTGGCTTTGAGGAAAGCTACGGCTGTCTGCCGGGAACCTATGCCAGGGACAAAGATGCGGTTGCCGCAACTCTTTTGGTGTGTGAACTGGTTGCAGTTTTGAAGCGGAAAGGACAGACCCTTGCCGACGCAATTCAAAATATTTACAAAAAGTATGGCTGCTGTGTGGAGCGGACGGTTTCAGTGGTAATGGAAGGCTTAGACGGCATGCAGAAAATGGCCGCGCTGATGGAAAAAGTAGCTGCAGATCCGTTTAAGAAGATTGGCGAAACGGAAATTGTGGCATTTAGAAACTATAACGAGGATTTTCGGTTAGATTTTGCAACAGGCAAAAAAGAGTCCATTGGGTTTGAACCGTCAAATGTTCTTTATTTTGAACTTGCAGGCGGCGGATTTTTCGTTATCCGTCCGTCGGGAACAGAGCCAAAGATTAAGTTTTATTATTCCGTTCCTTGCAAAACAATGGCTGAGGGAAACACGAAAATTGACGCACTGGACAAAGCTGTGAAAGAAAAATTGTTGTAA
- the ybaK gene encoding Cys-tRNA(Pro) deacylase has protein sequence MGSKPVKTNAMRMLDRAKIPFEAIEYEVDEADLSGVHIADSVGLPYDMVFKTLVAKGDKTGPVVFCIPVHKEIDLKKAAQTTNNKRVELLAVKELLPLTGYIRGGCSPIGMKKQFPTFFDQSAEGFEKITISAGTKGCQLLVNRHELTEFVGAKLCDLCK, from the coding sequence TTGGGCTCAAAACCGGTGAAAACCAACGCAATGCGAATGTTAGACAGAGCAAAAATTCCATTTGAAGCAATTGAATATGAGGTGGACGAAGCCGACCTTTCCGGCGTACACATAGCCGACTCTGTGGGTCTGCCCTATGACATGGTGTTTAAAACGCTGGTAGCAAAAGGCGACAAAACCGGCCCGGTGGTATTTTGTATTCCTGTTCACAAGGAAATTGATTTAAAAAAGGCAGCCCAGACCACAAATAATAAACGGGTGGAACTTTTGGCTGTGAAAGAGCTATTGCCTTTGACGGGATATATCCGCGGCGGCTGCTCCCCCATTGGAATGAAGAAACAGTTCCCTACGTTTTTTGACCAGTCGGCAGAGGGGTTCGAAAAAATTACCATCAGCGCAGGCACAAAGGGATGCCAGCTTTTGGTAAACCGCCATGAGCTTACAGAATTTGTCGGAGCAAAGCTTTGCGATTTGTGCAAATAA
- the fmt gene encoding methionyl-tRNA formyltransferase produces the protein MKIVFMGTPEFAVAPLKALCEDGHEISLVVTQPDKPKGRGQKMLPPEVKVFAESRNISVYQPKSMKTDEAFERLSAEKADLFVVVAYGKILPQRILDIPKHGSINIHASLLPKYRGAAPIQWSIINGETKTGITTMQMDDGIDTGDMLVVKPVDIAFNDTGETLHDKLAKAGADAIRETICQLENGTLDRKKQNDALSCYAPMISKDTGVLDFNKDALSLYNLVRGLNSYPYASTFYNGHRFKVIRALPIHENSSGANGEILSVTKDGILVKCESGALLICEVQFEGKKKMPVSEYIKGNKIETGIILGG, from the coding sequence ATGAAAATTGTGTTTATGGGAACGCCGGAATTTGCGGTGGCCCCTCTTAAGGCTTTGTGTGAAGACGGACACGAAATTTCTCTTGTCGTTACCCAGCCCGACAAGCCGAAGGGCCGCGGCCAAAAAATGCTTCCGCCGGAAGTTAAGGTGTTTGCTGAAAGCCGTAATATTTCTGTGTATCAGCCCAAAAGCATGAAAACTGACGAAGCGTTTGAACGTTTAAGCGCAGAAAAAGCCGACCTTTTTGTAGTTGTGGCGTATGGAAAAATTCTGCCCCAGCGGATTTTAGACATTCCAAAGCATGGAAGCATCAATATTCACGCTTCCCTGCTGCCGAAATACCGGGGCGCTGCGCCCATTCAGTGGAGCATTATCAACGGGGAAACGAAAACTGGTATTACAACCATGCAGATGGACGATGGCATTGACACCGGCGATATGCTGGTGGTGAAGCCTGTGGACATTGCATTTAACGATACGGGCGAGACCCTGCATGATAAGTTGGCTAAAGCCGGTGCAGACGCCATTCGGGAAACCATTTGCCAATTAGAAAACGGCACCCTTGATCGTAAAAAGCAAAATGACGCCCTCTCCTGCTATGCGCCAATGATATCAAAAGATACCGGCGTTTTAGATTTTAACAAAGACGCTCTATCGCTATATAACCTTGTACGCGGACTGAATTCTTATCCATATGCCAGCACGTTTTATAACGGGCATCGGTTTAAGGTTATTCGTGCATTGCCCATTCACGAAAACAGCAGCGGCGCCAACGGCGAAATTTTAAGTGTAACCAAAGACGGCATTTTGGTAAAGTGTGAAAGCGGTGCACTGCTCATCTGCGAGGTGCAGTTTGAAGGCAAAAAGAAAATGCCCGTGTCGGAATATATTAAGGGCAACAAAATTGAAACAGGCATAATTTTAGGAGGCTGA
- the def gene encoding peptide deformylase: MAIRKVLTIPDDNDFLRKKSRDVTMIDDRILTLLDDMKETLYAENGVGLAAPQVGILRRVVVIDVGEGLIELINPVIVYKKGEQINAEGCLSIPGRSGTVSRPEKVRVRAIDRNNKEFTIEGEGLLAIALCHEIDHLNGTLYVDKMIAEVEN; this comes from the coding sequence ATGGCTATCAGAAAAGTACTTACAATTCCCGATGACAACGATTTTTTAAGAAAGAAGTCCCGCGATGTCACAATGATTGATGATAGGATTCTTACACTTTTAGACGATATGAAAGAAACGCTTTATGCGGAAAACGGCGTAGGTTTAGCCGCGCCCCAGGTAGGGATTTTGCGTCGCGTGGTGGTTATTGACGTTGGCGAGGGGCTTATCGAACTGATTAATCCTGTAATTGTTTATAAAAAGGGCGAACAGATTAACGCGGAAGGGTGCCTTTCCATTCCCGGCAGATCTGGTACGGTGTCCCGCCCGGAAAAGGTGCGCGTGCGTGCCATAGACAGAAATAACAAGGAATTTACCATTGAGGGCGAGGGGTTATTGGCAATTGCCCTGTGCCACGAAATTGACCACTTGAACGGCACCCTGTATGTTGATAAAATGATTGCGGAAGTGGAAAACTAA
- the priA gene encoding replication restart helicase PriA — MEGKFAGVIINRLALNIDRMFHYSIPDGLLGKIDIGSHVTVPFGNGNKTVDGFVLSLSNHSDFDGTLKEILSVSESGPLFDREMLSVCQFLKQKYFCSYISAVKTVLPPGSGRKNKVSDKLIRGSVLNVPYDEAFDALEKLRDKAPKQCKILELLIQNDFVADSDILFLTGAGYQAIRALKDKGLARQETVEVFRLPIDYESIPRSASPVLTEEQQYAVDRICASVTENQNNTFLLHGVTGSGKTEVFLNCIEKALEIGKTAIVLVPEISLTPQMVTRFAARFGKKIAVLHSALSMGERADEYKRIKSGEARVVVGARSAIFAPLKNIGVIVIDEEHETSYKAENAPTYHAREVADFRAKQHGAAFVLASATPSVESFYQAKQGNYQLISLTRRPTAQNLPTVAVSDMREEIKNGNRSCIGLSLQREIRKNKEQGEQTILFLNRRGFSTFVSCRSCGFVIKCKNCDVSLTYHKAKNSLTCHYCGYTIKKPEVCPNCASSFIKEFGAGTQKVEEELHSLFPDLSVIRMDVDTTSVKSSHRAILEKFDKEKIDILLGTQMVAKGLDFPNVTLVGVLAADQSLFVDDFRAGERTFDLITQVCGRAGRGEKQGRALIQTYMPENSVICQAQEQDYLSFYENEIELRRQLNYPPFCDIISVLLTSPVLNGLLSYAKKLARSIHIVMQKDYDGAFELLGPSETSVTKINGRFRQRIWIKCKMNRKAEDIFARLRSYHINEKNPHINMVIENNPFGAI; from the coding sequence ATGGAAGGCAAATTTGCAGGAGTAATTATTAACAGGCTGGCGCTGAACATTGACAGAATGTTCCATTACAGTATACCCGACGGCTTATTGGGTAAAATTGATATTGGAAGCCACGTCACAGTGCCCTTTGGAAACGGAAACAAAACTGTTGACGGATTTGTGCTGTCTTTGTCAAACCACTCCGACTTTGACGGCACGTTGAAAGAAATCTTATCGGTTTCAGAAAGCGGTCCGCTGTTTGACAGAGAAATGCTTTCGGTTTGTCAGTTTTTAAAACAGAAGTATTTTTGCTCTTATATCAGCGCGGTAAAAACCGTTTTGCCTCCTGGCAGCGGACGCAAAAATAAGGTGTCTGACAAACTGATCCGCGGCTCGGTTTTAAACGTGCCCTACGATGAGGCGTTCGACGCGTTGGAAAAACTGCGGGACAAAGCGCCGAAACAGTGCAAAATTTTAGAGCTTTTAATTCAAAACGATTTTGTGGCAGACAGCGACATTTTGTTTTTAACAGGTGCAGGCTATCAGGCCATTCGCGCGTTAAAAGACAAGGGACTGGCCCGGCAGGAAACGGTAGAGGTGTTCCGGCTTCCCATTGATTACGAAAGCATTCCCCGTTCAGCCTCCCCTGTGCTGACGGAGGAGCAGCAATACGCGGTAGACCGCATTTGCGCATCGGTAACAGAAAATCAAAATAACACCTTTCTGCTCCACGGCGTAACGGGCAGCGGAAAGACAGAGGTTTTTTTAAACTGCATTGAAAAGGCGCTGGAAATTGGAAAAACCGCCATTGTGCTGGTGCCCGAAATTTCTCTCACACCGCAGATGGTAACGCGGTTTGCCGCGCGGTTTGGCAAAAAAATTGCCGTTTTGCACTCTGCTCTGTCTATGGGAGAACGAGCGGACGAATATAAACGCATTAAAAGCGGTGAGGCAAGGGTAGTTGTGGGCGCCCGTTCGGCCATTTTTGCGCCTTTAAAAAACATTGGTGTCATCGTAATTGACGAAGAACACGAAACCAGCTACAAGGCGGAAAACGCACCCACCTACCACGCGCGGGAGGTGGCTGATTTTCGTGCAAAACAGCACGGAGCCGCTTTTGTTCTGGCTTCTGCCACACCGTCTGTTGAGAGTTTTTACCAGGCAAAGCAGGGCAATTATCAGCTAATTTCCTTAACCCGCAGGCCAACTGCTCAGAATTTGCCCACAGTCGCCGTGTCAGACATGCGGGAGGAAATAAAAAACGGGAACCGTTCCTGCATTGGGCTTTCCCTGCAGCGGGAGATACGCAAAAACAAAGAACAGGGCGAACAGACGATTTTATTTTTAAACCGGCGGGGTTTTTCCACATTTGTGTCTTGCAGAAGCTGCGGTTTCGTGATAAAATGTAAGAACTGCGACGTTTCTTTAACTTATCATAAAGCAAAAAACTCTCTCACCTGTCACTACTGCGGATATACTATAAAAAAACCTGAGGTGTGCCCAAATTGTGCAAGCAGTTTTATCAAGGAATTTGGCGCAGGCACCCAAAAGGTGGAGGAGGAGCTGCACAGTTTGTTCCCCGATCTGTCCGTTATTCGTATGGATGTAGACACTACCAGTGTAAAGTCGTCTCACCGGGCGATTTTAGAAAAGTTCGACAAAGAAAAAATTGATATTTTGCTGGGCACACAGATGGTGGCTAAGGGCTTAGACTTTCCCAACGTCACCTTAGTGGGTGTTTTGGCGGCAGACCAAAGCCTGTTTGTGGACGATTTCCGCGCCGGAGAGCGCACCTTCGACCTGATTACCCAGGTTTGCGGCAGGGCCGGCAGAGGCGAAAAGCAAGGCCGCGCGCTGATTCAGACCTACATGCCGGAGAACAGCGTGATTTGCCAGGCCCAAGAGCAGGATTATCTTTCGTTTTATGAAAATGAAATTGAGCTTCGCCGCCAGCTGAACTATCCGCCCTTTTGCGACATCATTTCCGTTTTGCTCACTTCTCCTGTTTTAAACGGACTCTTGAGCTACGCAAAAAAACTGGCGCGTTCCATTCACATTGTGATGCAAAAGGACTATGACGGAGCGTTTGAATTGTTAGGTCCCAGCGAAACGTCTGTAACTAAGATTAACGGGCGTTTTCGTCAGCGGATTTGGATTAAATGCAAAATGAACCGGAAGGCGGAGGATATTTTTGCACGCCTGAGAAGTTATCATATCAATGAAAAAAATCCACATATTAATATGGTGATTGAAAACAACCCATTCGGCGCAATTTAG
- the coaBC gene encoding bifunctional phosphopantothenoylcysteine decarboxylase/phosphopantothenate--cysteine ligase CoaBC → MLKGKHIIIGVTGGIAAYKTPDLISKLRKQGAEVKVIMTKAAAEFVTPLTFRTMSQNMVADDNMFSAPAVWEVEHIALAKWADLLYIVPATANIIAKIAAGIADDMLSTVALATKAPMLVAPAMNTAMFENCATQENMEKLKQRSILFVEPESGNLACGDSGRGKLPDTDRLLYEAVRAIGFSKDFAGKRILVTAGATQEAIDPVRYITNHSTGKMGYEIAKAAHFRGAEVTLVSGETALSVPPGIEFVQVISAEEMYRACTELASSCDVIIKAAAVADYRPAHTAEQKMKKGGELTIPLIQNKDILKELGQVKRSGQILVGFCMETQNLLENAEKKLNAKNLDMICANTIGTPGAGFGTDTNTITLLTKNGAKIPLPNMSKFDAGMKILDEVLKLNGEK, encoded by the coding sequence ATGCTGAAAGGAAAACACATTATAATTGGCGTAACGGGCGGTATTGCCGCATATAAAACACCGGACTTAATCAGCAAACTGCGCAAGCAGGGTGCGGAAGTAAAGGTGATTATGACAAAGGCGGCTGCAGAATTTGTAACGCCGTTAACGTTTCGCACCATGTCGCAAAATATGGTGGCAGACGACAACATGTTCAGCGCTCCCGCTGTTTGGGAGGTTGAGCACATTGCCTTGGCAAAATGGGCCGACCTTTTATACATTGTGCCCGCCACGGCCAACATCATCGCCAAAATTGCAGCCGGAATTGCAGACGACATGCTGTCGACCGTTGCGCTTGCAACAAAAGCGCCCATGCTCGTTGCTCCGGCCATGAACACTGCTATGTTTGAAAACTGCGCTACCCAGGAAAATATGGAAAAATTAAAGCAGCGGAGCATTTTGTTTGTTGAACCGGAAAGCGGAAACCTTGCCTGCGGCGACTCAGGCCGCGGAAAGCTGCCCGACACCGACCGGCTGTTGTATGAGGCTGTGCGGGCCATTGGTTTTTCAAAAGATTTTGCAGGCAAGCGAATTTTGGTCACCGCAGGCGCAACCCAGGAGGCCATTGACCCTGTGCGGTATATCACGAACCATTCCACCGGAAAAATGGGCTATGAAATTGCAAAGGCCGCACACTTCCGTGGTGCGGAAGTTACCCTGGTTTCCGGTGAAACTGCCCTTTCTGTTCCGCCTGGAATTGAGTTTGTGCAGGTTATAAGCGCTGAGGAAATGTACCGCGCATGCACCGAACTTGCTTCCAGCTGCGACGTTATCATAAAAGCCGCGGCGGTGGCCGACTACCGCCCGGCGCACACAGCAGAACAAAAAATGAAAAAAGGCGGGGAGCTGACAATTCCCCTGATTCAAAATAAGGATATTTTAAAAGAACTGGGCCAGGTAAAACGGAGCGGACAAATTTTAGTAGGGTTTTGCATGGAAACACAGAACCTTTTGGAAAACGCAGAAAAAAAACTAAATGCAAAAAATTTGGATATGATTTGCGCCAACACCATTGGAACACCCGGCGCGGGGTTTGGGACTGACACCAACACCATTACCTTGCTCACGAAAAACGGCGCGAAAATTCCGCTTCCCAACATGAGCAAATTTGATGCCGGAATGAAAATATTAGACGAAGTTTTAAAGCTAAACGGTGAAAAATAA
- a CDS encoding regulatory protein RecX, producing the protein MKITKIEPQKKHKNRMSVFLDDTFAFGIDAFSLYALKLKENDEIDEIRLREIKNTVLFESAKTYAANLVSARSYTERGMKQKLMDHTGDEATANKVLAFLKEYKLIDDSDYARRFASDCLNLKKYGRRKIKYKLLEKGIPAEIAENAIEELDCNDVEAENLEKLMQKKLGGDFDMKNVMRAKRYFAARGYSFDDIDSTLRKLKAESEDGYSC; encoded by the coding sequence ATGAAAATTACAAAAATTGAACCACAGAAAAAACATAAAAACAGAATGTCTGTCTTTTTAGACGATACGTTTGCCTTTGGAATTGATGCCTTTAGCCTTTATGCGCTGAAATTGAAGGAAAACGATGAGATTGACGAAATACGGCTGCGTGAAATTAAAAACACTGTTTTGTTTGAAAGTGCAAAAACCTATGCCGCAAATCTTGTTTCTGCAAGGAGTTATACAGAGCGCGGCATGAAACAAAAACTAATGGACCACACCGGCGACGAGGCTACGGCGAATAAGGTCCTTGCGTTTTTAAAAGAATATAAACTGATTGATGACAGCGACTATGCCAGAAGATTTGCCTCTGACTGCCTAAATTTAAAAAAGTATGGCCGCAGAAAAATTAAATATAAGCTTTTGGAAAAAGGAATTCCTGCAGAAATTGCCGAAAACGCCATAGAGGAGCTTGACTGCAATGATGTAGAAGCAGAGAATTTGGAAAAGCTTATGCAAAAGAAGCTCGGCGGCGATTTTGACATGAAAAACGTGATGCGGGCAAAGCGGTATTTTGCCGCAAGGGGATACAGCTTTGACGACATAGACAGCACACTTAGAAAACTGAAAGCGGAAAGCGAGGACGGGTATTCATGCTGA
- a CDS encoding thiamine pyrophosphate-dependent enzyme codes for MEQVFKKPHALCDVTLHYCPGCTHGIVHRLVAEVMDELGIEGSTIGVAPVGCAVFAYDYFNCDMQEAAHGRAPAVATGIKRVHPDKVVFTYQGDGDLAAIGTAETVHAASRGENITVIFINNAIYGMTGGQMAPTTLPGQVTQTSPYGRDTKTQGYPLRVSEMLATTSGAAYIERVSVDCVKNVNRAKKAIKKAFQTQLEGKGFSMVEVLSSCPTNWGLAPEEAIKWLQENMIPYYPLGVYCDRTEEK; via the coding sequence ATGGAACAGGTATTTAAAAAACCACACGCACTTTGCGACGTTACCCTGCACTATTGCCCGGGCTGCACCCACGGCATTGTGCACAGGCTAGTGGCTGAGGTAATGGACGAACTGGGCATTGAAGGCTCTACCATTGGCGTTGCGCCGGTTGGCTGTGCGGTGTTTGCATACGACTATTTTAACTGTGACATGCAGGAGGCCGCCCACGGCAGGGCTCCGGCAGTTGCAACGGGAATTAAGCGCGTTCATCCCGATAAAGTGGTGTTCACCTATCAGGGCGACGGCGACCTGGCGGCAATCGGAACGGCAGAAACCGTCCACGCTGCTTCAAGAGGTGAAAACATTACCGTAATTTTCATCAACAACGCAATTTACGGCATGACAGGCGGCCAGATGGCTCCCACTACCCTGCCCGGCCAGGTAACGCAAACCTCTCCGTACGGCCGCGACACAAAAACACAGGGCTATCCCCTTCGTGTGAGTGAGATGCTTGCTACCACATCGGGCGCGGCCTATATCGAGCGTGTTTCGGTGGACTGTGTGAAGAATGTAAACCGCGCGAAAAAGGCCATAAAAAAAGCATTTCAGACGCAGCTCGAAGGAAAAGGATTTTCTATGGTGGAAGTGTTATCCTCCTGTCCTACCAACTGGGGCTTAGCGCCTGAAGAGGCGATTAAATGGCTTCAGGAGAATATGATTCCATACTATCCTTTGGGCGTTTACTGCGACAGAACAGAAGAAAAATAA